One stretch of Raphanus sativus cultivar WK10039 unplaced genomic scaffold, ASM80110v3 Scaffold2893, whole genome shotgun sequence DNA includes these proteins:
- the LOC130506114 gene encoding nitrate regulatory gene2 protein-like (The sequence of the model RefSeq protein was modified relative to this genomic sequence to represent the inferred CDS: added 56 bases not found in genome assembly) — protein sequence MGCTASKLDGEDTVRRYKTRRRLMKEAVYARHHLAAAHSDYCRSLRLTGSALSSFAAGEPLSVSGQTPSVFLHPPPPQQQSPANLIPPRVPPPQQQSPANLIPPLLKLEQAPPPIIISNRRRKQQLNKPKVPHILSESSSPVSERSNLFPEAYQNSTYSATPSHASSVWNWENFYPPSPPDSEFFDKKAQDRRTQKKKPDNPFSLHTDDTETERSSEYDFFNPSTNNKKKKKQFESMDEEETEREEVQCSEWDVHDHYSTTSSSDVTEDDNLESISEIGTNHQEPSSPMPPQEHGGGIGERRYHHDKADDDSYKGGGEMEMEMVVRHRDLREIADALKENFDKAAAAGEQVSQMLELGRAQLDKSFGQLKKTVIHSSSLLSSLSSTWTSKPPLAVKYRLDTTALDQPNSVKSLCSTLDRLLAWEKKLYQEIKAREGVKIEHEKKLSQLQSQEYKGEDEAKLDKTKASITRLQSLIIVTSQAVTTTSTAIIRLRDTDLVPQLVELCHGFMYMWKAMHQYHETQNSIVEQVRGLINRSSKGESTSELHRQATRDLEAAVSSWHSSFTHVIKFQRDFIHSVHAWFKLTLLPVCHEDEAANKEPTDAYAFCDEWKLALDRAPDTVASEAIKSFINVVHVISAKQADEHKVKKRTESASKELEKKASSLRNLERKYYQSYSMVGVGIPDTGPDNQHMLDSRDPLSDKKSELEVCRRRVEEEMVKHSKAIEVTRAMTLNNLQTGLPGVFQALTSFSAMFMESLQTVCTRSYSIK from the exons TCGCCGCCGTCTGATGAAAGAAGCCGTCTACGCTCGCCACCACCTCGCCGCCGCTCACTCCGATTACTGCCGATCGCTTCGTCTAACCGGATCCGCTCTCTCCTCGTTCGCCGCCGGCGAGCCTCTCTCCGTATCCGGTCAAACTCCCTCAGTGTTCctccatcctcctcctcctcaacaACAGTCTCCCGCCAATCTTATCCCTCCACGTGTCCCTCCTCCTCAACAACAATCTCCCGCCAATCTTATCCCTCCTCTTCTGAAGCTGGAGCAGGCTCCTCCTCCGATCATCATCTCCAATCGAAGAAGGAAACAGCAGCTAAACAAACCTAAGGTGCCTCATATCCTCTCTGAGTCGTCTTCTCCTGTGAGTGAGAGATCAAATCTCTTCCCGGAAGCGTACCAGAACTCGACTTACTCAGCTACTCCCTCCCACGCCTCCTCCGTCTGGAACTGGGAGAACTTCTACCCTCCCTCTCCTCCCGACTCCGAGTTCTTCGATAAAAAGGCTCAAGACAGGAGGACACAGAAGAAGAAGCCAGATAATCCGTTTAGCCTTCACACCGATGATACCGAGACGGAGAGGTCGTCAGAGTATGACTTCTTCAATCCGAGTACtaataacaagaagaagaagaaacagttTGAATCAATGGATGAAGAAGAGACGGAGAGAGAGGAGGTGCAGTGTAGTGAATGGGACGTTCACGATCATTACAGCACTACTAGCTCCTCTGACGTCACTGAAGATGATAATTTGGAGTCTATCTCCGAGATCGGGACTAATCACCAAGAACCTTCTTCACCAATGCCGCCGCAAGAACACGGCGGCGGCATtggagaaagaagatatcatcATGATAAAGCTGATGATGATAGCTATAAAGGGGGAggagagatggagatggagatggtGGTTAGGCATAGGGATTTGAGAGAGATTGCTGATGCGCTCAAGGAGAATTTCGACAAGGCGGCTGCGGCGGGTGAGCAAGTGTCTCAGATGCTTGAGCTAGGTAGAGCTCAGCTTGATAAGAGCTTCGGACAGTTGAAGA aaaCTGTGATTCATTCGAGTAGCTTACTAAGCAGCCTGAGCTCGACGTGGACCTCAAAGCCGCCGTTGGCAGTTAAGTACAGGCTAGACACGACGGCGTTGGATCAACCAAACAGTGTCAAGAGTCTTTGTTCCACTCTTGACCGTCTCTTGGCTTGGGAGAAGAAGCTCTATCAAGAAATCAAG gcTAGAGAAGGTGTGAAGATTGAGCACGAGAAGAAATTATCACAACTTCAAAGCCAAGAGTATAAAGGGGAGGATGAAGCTAAGCTTGACAAGACAAAGGCCTCTATAACGAGGTTACAGTCACTCATCATTGTTACATCTCAAGCTGTTACAACCACATCTACGGCTATAATCCGTCTTCGTGACACTGACCttgttcctcaacttgttgaACTATGTCATGG CTTTATGTACATGTGGAAAGCTATGCATCAATACCACGAGACACAGAACAGCATCGTGGAGCAAGTTCGAGGGCTCATCAACAGATCAAGCAAAGGCGAATCAACCTCTGAGCTACATCGACAAGCGACACGTGACTTGGAAGCAGCTGTCTCTTCTTGGCACTCCAGTTTTACGCACGTGATCAAGTTCCAGCGTGACTTCATTCACTCGGTTCACGCATGGTTCAAACTGACCCTTCTTCCGGTTTGCCACGAAGACGAAGCGGCCAATAAAGAACCAACGGATGCTTACGCCTTCTGCGATGAGTGGAAACTCGCTCTCGACCGTGCCCCCGACACGGTAGCATCCGAAGCAATCAAAAGCTTCATCAACGTGGTGCATGTGATATCGGCAAAACAAGCAGATGAACACAAGGTAAAGAAGAGAACAGAGTCAGCATCAAAAGAGCTGGAGAAGAAAGCTTCGTCTCTCAGAAACCTAGAGAGGAAATACTACCAGTCATACTCAATGGTCGGTGTCGGTATACCAGACACAGGACCCGATAACCAACACATGTTAGACTCTAGAGACCCGCTAAGCGACAAAAAATCGGAGCTTGAGGTTTGCAGGAGGAGAGTAGAGGAAGAGATGGTAAAGCATTCAAAGGCTATAGAAGTGACAAGAGCCATGACTCTGAATAACTTGCAGACAGGGTTACCTGGTGTGTTCCAAGCTTTAACAAGTTTCTCTGCTATGTTCATGGAGTCTCTACAAACGGTATGCACTCGCTCATACTCTATCAAATAG
- the LOC130506115 gene encoding uncharacterized protein LOC130506115, producing the protein MSAPSAVADLLAALSYRLENGNRVLEEELNEPSSSMGRAISELNRSLTFDTNGEDSGFRVLDATMSLMCFNSPQVFDSAIEYLVKTIVSVLSSSTSCKVVRYRKEETLQFGSSSFLPQCSEELIELSKDIIDKLGANGRLLFQAVVRSAASTTSCRARKLADGRNMGVSKLLAYLPRESSIENDKTPLRILFWYQDPLSLKEDVSRILKDVVERPFLCLNKELFERAEWRDIVVCLALTPSMFINARALLHKWFLLTGLASVFELLAALVSSIVDIVSRPTLWGIPMELASMLPFSDAYFPYQCQFLRILTGPLTSNSLVTLAHKCKPTPVKVQALDDKTEWALAINFPDWFYFASAMLFSGGSSLENVHHRYASQVGESIQPCDVKGISIAAATYIAWILSPASGNVQESLTKSLIRVSEMSHRSETITGKRKKPASSIVEDLVKELDSHKTQTSSSSTSLQNNLLVRRVVVGVLIGSPHTVTDEEYELVLHYASTGKILAVEKLRFNGSKQAKGSSKTSMLLLSNEITKEEAVEGARLVFNLTDTLESMCVSSFEAEEDAHEFINQFKLRSSKYLVKCIDRMIQLHCEEDGDLLLNDINIRLEQWSIKGPEDPQLKEDLDTIAAKLAFIFSPM; encoded by the exons ATGTCCGCTCCCTCTGCCGTCGCCGACCTCTTGGCCGCGCTTTCATACCGTCTCGAGAACGGAAACCGAGTCCTCGAAGAAGAACTAAACGAGCCTTCTTCCTCCATGGGACGAGCTATCTCAGAGCTCAACCGATCGCTAACTTTCGACACCAACGGCGAGGATtctggttttagggttttagacgCGACGATGTCTCTAATGTGCTTCAATTCACCTCAG GTTTTTGATTCGGCGATTGAGTATCTGGTGAAGACGATTGTCTCCGTCTTATCATCTTCGACCAGTTGTAAGGTGGTTAGGTATCGAAAGGAGGAAACTTTACAGTTTGGGAGCTCGAGTTTTTTACCTCAGTGCTCTGAGGAATTGATTGAACTCTCCAAGGACATTATTGATAAGTTGGGAGCAAATg GAAGACTATTGTTCCAAGCTGTTGTGAGATCAGCAGCTTCAACAACATCATGCAGAGCTAGAAAGTTAGCTGATGGAAGAAACATGGGTGTGTCTAAGCTTCTTGCTTACTTGCCGAGAGAATCATCTATAGAGAACGACAAGACACCTCTGAG GATCCTGTTCTGGTATCAAGACCCTTTGTCTTTGAAGGAAGACGTTTCAAGAATCTTGAAAGATGTTGTGGAGAGGCCTTTCCTTTGTCTAAACAAGGAGCTCTTCGAGAGGGCAGAGTGGCGCGATATAGTTGTATGCTTAGCGCTTACTCCTTCTATGTTTATCAACGCCAGAGCTCTCTTGCATAAGTGGTTTTTGCTTAC GGGGCTTGCTTCAGTCTTTGAGTTACTTGCGGCTCTGGTCTCTTCAATAGTGGACATTGTTTCAAGACCAACGTTGTGGGGTATACCTATGGAACTAGCTTCCATGTTACCATTCTCTGATGCATATTTTCCTTACCAGTGTCAGTTTCTGAGAATCTTGACTGGTCCTCTCACCTCCAACTCTCTCGTAACGTTAGCTCATAAATGCAAGCCTACTCCAGTGAAAGTCCAAGCATTAGATGACAAAACCGAATG GGCTTTGGCTATAAACTTCCCAGACTGGTTTTACTTTGCTTCTGCTATGCTCTTCTCTGGAGGAAGTTCGTTAGAAAACGTTCACCATAGATACGCCTCACAAGTGGGTGAAAGTATACAACCATGTGATGTAAAAGGTATCTCCATTGCTGCTGCAACATACATTGCTTGGATCCTGAGCCCTGCGAGTGGAAACGTTCAAGAATCACTAACTAAGTCTCTCATCAGAGTCTCAGAGATGTCACATCGTAGTGAGACTATAACTGGCAAGAGAAAGAAACCAGCTTCCAGTATTGTAGAAGACCTTGTCAAAGAATTGGATTCTCATAAAACGCAAACATCTTCTAGCTCAACAAGCCTCCAAAACAATCTGTTGGTAAGAAGAGTTGTGGTTGGGGTACTGATTGGCTCTCCACATACGGTTACAGATGAGGAGTATGAACTGGTACTGCACTATGCTTCAACTGGAAAAATTCTAGCCGTCGAGAAGTTGCGGTTTAATGGTTCCAAGCAAGCAAAGGGAAGCTCTAAAACATCTATGTTGTTGCTGTCTAATGAAATAACCAAGGAGGAGGCTGTTGAAGGCGCACGCCTTGTTTTCAACTTAACTGACACTTTGGAGAGTATGTGTGTATCGAGCTTTGAAGCTGAAGAGGACGCACATGAGTTTATTAACCAGTTTAAGCTAAGATCCAGCAAGTATTTGGTCAAATGCATCGACCGCATGATTCAACTTCACTGTGAAGAGGATGGAGATCTATTACTAAATGACATAAACATCAGACTGGAACAATGGTCGATTAAAGGACCAGAAGATCCGCAGCTCAAGGAAGATCTTGATACCATTGCTGCTAAACTTGCGTTCATATTCTCACCTATGTAG